In Halopseudomonas nanhaiensis, a single window of DNA contains:
- a CDS encoding WecB/TagA/CpsF family glycosyltransferase, which yields MRAFNVEFYKESPHRLIEEIETAFNARFSYVLSANLSQLVCLNQHGDLQQAYAKASHCVCDSAAMLSFFKLCKSELPQVVPMRELAETFLEKAAMNDWPVTVIGCEPRIVRILRRRYPSVTLNHHYPPIPHMHNREVQEGCLRFISEHPAPIVLFCLPCPAQELLAMQTRDRGSIEGVGLCLGNALDSLIEEQEPAPAWMHTFKLERLHASARSLNCSATDLLRFAPIVVRQYWANRSEQSLAKQTAAPHD from the coding sequence GTGAGAGCCTTCAACGTAGAATTCTATAAAGAATCACCACATCGGCTGATAGAAGAAATAGAAACAGCCTTCAACGCACGGTTCAGTTATGTATTGTCCGCCAATCTGAGTCAGCTGGTGTGCCTGAATCAGCATGGCGATCTCCAGCAGGCCTATGCGAAGGCCAGTCACTGCGTCTGCGACAGCGCCGCGATGCTCTCCTTCTTCAAGCTGTGCAAAAGCGAGCTGCCTCAGGTCGTGCCCATGCGGGAGCTTGCTGAAACTTTCCTCGAGAAGGCCGCGATGAATGACTGGCCGGTGACCGTCATCGGGTGCGAGCCGCGCATCGTACGCATACTGCGCCGACGTTATCCCTCGGTGACGCTCAATCACCATTACCCGCCGATACCTCATATGCACAACAGGGAGGTCCAGGAAGGATGCCTCAGATTCATTTCCGAACATCCGGCCCCGATCGTGCTGTTTTGCCTGCCCTGTCCTGCACAGGAACTGCTGGCGATGCAGACACGCGATCGCGGCAGCATAGAAGGCGTTGGCCTATGCCTGGGCAACGCACTGGATTCACTGATCGAGGAGCAGGAGCCCGCGCCAGCGTGGATGCATACCTTCAAGCTTGAACGCCTGCATGCATCTGCCCGTTCTCTGAACTGCTCGGCGACAGACCTGCTGCGTTTCGCCCCGATCGTCGTGCGTCAGTACTGGGCGAACAGATCAGAACAGAGCTTGGCGAAGCAGACGGCCGCTCCGCACGATTGA
- a CDS encoding alkyl/aryl-sulfatase — protein sequence MRTPTTKGLARGLAVLSLALPASLLAGPNPASEATSRAHAAVLDKLDFEDQQSFEDARRGFIARITEDQLVDAQGNTIWSTRAYDFLEAEQAPDTVNPSLWRQARLNSIHGLFEVVDGIYQIRGMDLSNMTIVEGKEGLIIIDPLLTPATAKAGLELYRQHRSDKPVVAVMYTHSHADHFAGVKGVISQDDVDQGRVKVYAPDGFLEHAVSENVIAGNAMTRRASYMYGTALPINAQGHVDTGLGKGLSMGPRTLIAPTDIITNNGVQTIAGVPIDFQLAPGSEAPAEMMMYFPDKRVFNTAEVTSQHLHNIYTLRGAEIRDASRWSRYIDEVLADYGDRTDVLIGQHHWPVWGTDSARHFLTVQRDLYKFIHDQSVRLMNHGYRPGEIAETIKLPASLAGEWAARDYYGTLKHNSRAIYQRYLGWYDANPANLDPPPPVEEAQKSIEYMGGIDQVIQRARTDYQAGNYRWVASVMSKAVFAEPGNQQARDLAADAMEQLGYQAESGPWRDVYLSAAQDLRGSSKPSGGSSGGSGDMLEGLTTGMVFDLFGVRLNGPKADGKHIVLNWHFTDTDEHIRTNLQNATLTWLPDRQSDEAAASVTLTRATLNEVLLRKTSFPEAIRSGHIKIKGDGSKLFELLGLLDEFKPGFSLVGPVELEAR from the coding sequence ATGCGCACTCCCACTACCAAGGGCCTCGCTCGCGGCCTGGCCGTGCTCAGCCTCGCCCTGCCAGCATCGCTGCTGGCCGGTCCCAACCCTGCCTCTGAAGCGACGTCGCGAGCCCATGCTGCTGTGCTGGACAAGCTGGACTTCGAGGATCAGCAATCCTTCGAGGACGCACGCCGCGGCTTTATTGCCCGGATCACCGAGGATCAGTTGGTCGACGCCCAGGGCAATACCATCTGGTCGACCCGCGCCTATGATTTTCTCGAGGCAGAGCAGGCCCCGGATACCGTCAATCCCAGCCTCTGGCGACAGGCTCGGCTGAATTCGATTCACGGGCTGTTCGAGGTGGTGGACGGGATCTATCAGATCCGCGGGATGGATCTCTCGAACATGACCATCGTGGAGGGCAAGGAAGGCCTGATCATCATCGATCCCCTGCTGACGCCAGCGACGGCGAAAGCCGGCCTGGAACTGTATCGCCAGCATCGATCGGACAAGCCTGTGGTGGCGGTAATGTATACCCACTCACATGCCGATCACTTTGCCGGAGTGAAGGGGGTGATCAGTCAGGATGACGTCGACCAGGGCCGCGTCAAGGTTTACGCACCGGATGGGTTCCTCGAGCATGCCGTGAGCGAGAACGTCATCGCAGGTAACGCGATGACCCGTCGCGCCTCGTACATGTATGGCACCGCGCTGCCGATCAATGCGCAGGGCCACGTCGATACCGGCCTGGGCAAGGGGTTGTCGATGGGTCCACGGACACTGATCGCACCGACTGACATCATTACCAACAACGGCGTGCAGACCATCGCCGGGGTGCCCATCGACTTTCAGCTGGCGCCTGGCAGCGAGGCGCCTGCCGAAATGATGATGTACTTTCCCGACAAGCGCGTTTTCAACACTGCCGAAGTAACGTCCCAGCACCTGCACAACATCTACACCTTGCGCGGGGCAGAAATTCGCGATGCCAGTCGCTGGTCACGGTATATCGATGAAGTGCTGGCAGACTACGGCGATCGCACCGATGTGCTGATCGGCCAGCATCACTGGCCGGTATGGGGGACGGACTCCGCCAGGCATTTTCTCACCGTGCAGCGCGATCTGTACAAGTTCATTCATGATCAGAGCGTGCGGCTGATGAACCACGGCTACCGTCCCGGCGAGATCGCCGAAACCATCAAGCTGCCAGCCAGCCTTGCTGGAGAATGGGCTGCACGTGATTACTACGGCACGCTCAAGCACAACTCGCGGGCCATTTATCAGCGCTATCTGGGCTGGTATGACGCCAACCCGGCGAACCTGGACCCGCCGCCTCCGGTGGAGGAAGCACAAAAATCGATCGAGTACATGGGTGGCATCGATCAGGTCATCCAGCGCGCTCGCACCGATTACCAAGCAGGCAACTATCGCTGGGTAGCGTCGGTCATGAGCAAGGCCGTGTTCGCAGAACCGGGCAATCAGCAAGCGCGCGACCTGGCTGCGGATGCCATGGAGCAGCTCGGCTACCAGGCCGAATCGGGGCCCTGGCGTGACGTGTACCTGTCTGCCGCCCAGGATCTGCGCGGCAGCAGCAAGCCCTCAGGCGGCTCCAGCGGCGGGAGTGGGGACATGCTTGAGGGTCTGACGACCGGCATGGTATTCGACCTGTTCGGGGTGCGTCTCAACGGCCCGAAGGCCGACGGCAAGCATATCGTCCTGAACTGGCATTTCACCGACACCGATGAACACATTCGCACCAACCTGCAAAACGCGACGCTTACCTGGCTACCCGATCGGCAGTCCGATGAAGCAGCCGCGAGCGTAACGCTGACCCGGGCCACGTTGAACGAGGTGCTGTTACGCAAGACCAGCTTCCCCGAAGCGATCAGAAGTGGGCACATCAAGATCAAGGGTGATGGGAGCAAGCTGTTCGAACTGCTTGGTCTGCTGGATGAGTTCAAGCCTGGCTTTTCACTGGTCGGGCCGGTCGAGCTGGAAGCACGGTGA
- a CDS encoding DoxX family protein: MLESLHNKYLMALGRILLVLIYFIGGFGLLVGDVPVDYAASKGVPAFAVWIGFAIKLFGGLAVIIGFQTRIAALLLVLFTLGTAFIFHPFWVEGEWNSFWKEISMIGGLLFVAAVGPGALSVDERRRPA, from the coding sequence ATGCTCGAGTCTCTTCACAACAAATACCTCATGGCCCTGGGCCGCATTCTCCTGGTGCTGATCTACTTCATAGGCGGCTTCGGCCTGCTGGTTGGCGACGTACCTGTCGACTACGCCGCCTCCAAGGGCGTGCCGGCATTTGCGGTATGGATCGGATTTGCCATCAAGCTGTTCGGCGGGCTGGCGGTGATCATCGGGTTCCAGACGCGTATCGCTGCGCTATTGCTGGTTTTGTTCACACTGGGAACCGCTTTCATCTTCCATCCGTTCTGGGTAGAAGGGGAGTGGAACAGCTTCTGGAAGGAAATTTCCATGATTGGCGGGCTGCTGTTCGTAGCCGCAGTGGGACCGGGTGCGTTGAGTGTCGATGAACGCAGGCGGCCTGCGTGA
- a CDS encoding cation transporter, giving the protein MDRCCEDKGSELARLRDAQSRVLYIVLAINAGMFLIEFAAGWLIGSTALLADSLDMFGDASVYALTLYVLHRSARTRAGAAFFKGTLMLLFAVLVIADAARKLVTGGVPEAQWMGLVGAAALAANALCFAMLYRHRSDDLNMKSTWLCSRNDLIANSSVIVAAVLVGLTGTLWPDVIVGLAIALLFLHSARQVLTESWIEWRRASADDGKTASMERADGCRSSAGTPAAPACATPQGEHRSSCGQTVQDPVPCCETATADTCHEPGFTRRGESMVDGGERAATLWETDSKPG; this is encoded by the coding sequence GTGGACAGGTGTTGTGAAGACAAGGGGAGCGAACTGGCGCGGTTGCGCGACGCGCAGAGTCGTGTGCTGTACATCGTTCTGGCAATCAATGCCGGCATGTTCCTGATCGAGTTCGCCGCCGGCTGGCTCATCGGCTCCACGGCGTTGCTGGCCGACTCGCTGGACATGTTCGGTGATGCCTCGGTCTATGCGCTGACGCTGTACGTGCTGCATCGAAGTGCCCGGACCCGCGCTGGCGCAGCGTTTTTCAAGGGTACGCTGATGCTGCTGTTTGCCGTGCTGGTAATCGCGGACGCCGCGCGCAAGCTGGTGACCGGCGGTGTGCCGGAGGCGCAGTGGATGGGGCTGGTGGGCGCTGCAGCGCTTGCGGCCAATGCGCTGTGTTTCGCGATGCTCTATCGTCATCGCAGCGACGACCTGAACATGAAGTCTACATGGCTATGCTCGCGCAATGACCTGATCGCCAATTCCAGCGTGATCGTCGCTGCGGTCCTCGTTGGGCTGACGGGCACGCTGTGGCCGGACGTGATTGTCGGGCTGGCCATTGCCTTGCTGTTCCTGCACTCGGCGCGACAGGTTCTGACGGAGTCCTGGATCGAATGGCGACGGGCGTCAGCCGACGACGGAAAAACGGCTTCCATGGAGCGGGCGGACGGCTGCCGCAGCTCGGCAGGAACGCCCGCGGCCCCTGCGTGTGCAACCCCGCAAGGTGAGCACCGTTCGAGCTGTGGCCAGACCGTTCAGGACCCGGTTCCTTGTTGCGAGACCGCTACCGCCGATACCTGCCACGAGCCAGGCTTTACCCGGAGAGGTGAGTCGATGGTTGACGGCGGTGAACGTGCCGCTACGCTTTGGGAAACTGACAGCAAACCGGGATAG
- a CDS encoding efflux transporter outer membrane subunit yields the protein MYKMAGVISLAGLLGACAVGPEYQSPEPIALKRFTHAPSATEPSGAFAAPADLLFWQGFEDPLLAQLIKRTLAENQNLQAALARYQEAEALLRGARRNQLPSVTAGAAASGQRLAEVERLPSDEQHLERYQAGVALSWELDLFGRLRRATQSSEAELQAAGADRQTLQVALAGQVASSYFELRGLQQQLRVAQDSVRLQQASLDIVGVRLEAGRGTLFDQVRARAQLDTNRAAIPQLEASIGSAIHRIGVLTGQSPTALAQVLATPGDLPRRQPTISAGSPGEVLRRRPDIQAAERRLAAASARIGVATADLFPRFTLDGLLGSLAGNGSDLFTGGTRTGRVALGVDWSFLDRAQVQARIDAADAQSARLLADYRQAVLLALEETETWLLRYHHAQHRVMLLQSAADAAGQAVEQARDRYEQGLIGYFELLAAEQEFTAIRDDLVRSQTERALAMVGVYRSLAGAPDAA from the coding sequence ATGTATAAGATGGCTGGCGTCATTTCTCTCGCGGGACTCCTGGGAGCCTGTGCAGTGGGGCCGGAGTACCAGTCGCCCGAGCCGATCGCATTGAAGCGCTTCACCCACGCGCCGTCGGCCACGGAGCCTTCAGGGGCGTTCGCTGCACCAGCTGATCTGCTGTTCTGGCAGGGTTTTGAAGACCCGCTGCTGGCACAGCTGATCAAGCGCACGCTGGCAGAAAACCAGAACCTTCAGGCTGCCCTGGCTCGCTATCAGGAGGCCGAGGCCCTGTTGCGGGGCGCCCGCCGTAATCAGCTCCCAAGTGTCACCGCTGGCGCTGCTGCCTCGGGTCAGCGTCTGGCCGAAGTAGAGCGACTGCCGTCCGACGAGCAACACCTTGAGCGCTATCAGGCTGGCGTGGCGCTGAGTTGGGAGCTGGATCTGTTCGGACGCTTGCGCCGGGCTACGCAGTCCAGCGAGGCCGAGCTGCAGGCAGCCGGCGCCGATCGGCAGACGCTGCAGGTGGCGCTCGCCGGCCAGGTTGCCAGCAGTTATTTCGAGCTGCGCGGGTTGCAGCAGCAATTGCGTGTCGCGCAGGACAGTGTCCGGCTGCAGCAGGCTTCGCTGGATATCGTCGGTGTGAGGCTGGAAGCCGGACGCGGCACGCTGTTCGATCAGGTGCGTGCCCGTGCCCAGCTCGACACCAACCGAGCAGCTATTCCGCAGCTTGAAGCGTCGATCGGAAGCGCCATCCACCGTATTGGCGTGTTGACCGGACAGAGCCCGACCGCATTGGCCCAGGTTTTGGCAACGCCGGGCGATCTTCCTCGCCGCCAGCCGACGATCAGCGCCGGCAGTCCCGGCGAGGTACTGCGTCGCAGGCCGGATATCCAGGCGGCCGAACGTCGCCTGGCCGCCGCCAGCGCACGCATCGGCGTTGCGACAGCGGACCTGTTCCCGCGGTTCACGCTGGACGGCCTGCTCGGCTCGCTTGCGGGCAACGGCTCGGATCTCTTCACGGGCGGGACGCGTACCGGCCGGGTGGCGCTGGGCGTGGACTGGAGCTTTCTCGACCGCGCGCAGGTGCAGGCTCGCATCGACGCTGCCGACGCTCAATCGGCCAGATTGCTCGCGGATTATCGGCAGGCCGTGCTGCTGGCGCTGGAGGAGACCGAAACCTGGCTGCTGCGCTACCACCATGCGCAGCATAGGGTGATGTTGCTGCAGAGTGCCGCGGACGCAGCAGGCCAGGCGGTCGAGCAGGCGCGTGACCGTTATGAGCAGGGGCTGATCGGTTATTTCGAACTACTGGCCGCTGAACAGGAATTTACCGCCATACGCGATGACCTGGTACGAAGCCAGACCGAGCGCGCGCTGGCCATGGTCGGCGTCTACCGCTCGCTGGCCGGCGCTCCGGACGCTGCCTAA
- a CDS encoding efflux RND transporter permease subunit has translation MNISRFFVDRPIFASVLSIIIFVVGLISIPLLPVSEYPEVVPPSVLVSASYPGANPQTISETVATPLEEAINGVEDMIYMKSVAGSDGSLALTVTFALGTDADQAQVQVQNRVSQALPRLPEDVRQLGVTTQKQSPNLMMAVHLTSPDDSLDATYIRNYAVLHIRDELARIPGVGQAGLFGSGDYAMRLWIDPQRAAALGVTAGDISNAVREQNIQVSAGQIGAPPMPDRSDMLISINAQGRLESVEEFENIVLKTGAQGEVTLLKDVARVELAASQDALRALLNNRQAVALPIFQAPGSNSLDVSAAVREKMAELEGEFPEGLSWEVAYDPTVFVSTSIKAVIITLLEAVALVVLVVILFLQTWRASLIPLLAVPVSIVGTFAVLLMMGFSINTLTLFAMVLAIGIVVDDAIVVVENVERNIEAGLAPLPAAHQAMREVSGPIVAISLVLCAVFVPMAFLDGITGQFYRQFAMTIAIATVISAINSLTLSPALAATLLKPHGALPDLPARLIDRLFGWVFRPFNRFFQRNAQRYERLVGRSLSRRGSVFGLYVILLGGTAVMFGQVPGGFIPNQDKTYLIGSIRLPEGASLDRTEAVARRVSELAMQTEGVSDALAFVGFNALQGTNTPNVGTVFMVFDDFDERDRTAQEISDDINAQLAGIKEGFAITFMPPPVFGLGAGSGYSVYLQDRRGAGYGELQTATNELAGALSQTPGMFYPFSSYQANVPQLDAEVDRIQAKAQGVQLDDLFGSLQLYFGSQYINDFNLFGRTYRVMAQADSQFRDNPSDIDHLYTRNANDDMVPLNTMVTLRESFGPDPVIRYNGYPAADLIGQSDPSVLSSAQTLAAVTEVADGVLPAGMTLEWTDLSFQQVTQGNAAMVVFPLALLLVFLVLAALYESWVMPLAVILIVPMCLLAALFGVWLSGGDNNIFVQVGLVVLMGLACKNAILIVEFARELELQGRDTVSAALEASRLRLRPIIMTSVAFIAGVVPLVLASGAGAEVRNAMGITVFTGMIGVTLFGLLLTPVFYVALRSLAKRGERRASVAADEEHSAGASHV, from the coding sequence GTGAATATTTCGCGTTTCTTCGTAGACAGGCCGATCTTTGCTTCGGTGCTGTCGATCATCATCTTCGTGGTGGGGCTGATCAGCATCCCACTGCTGCCGGTCAGCGAGTATCCGGAGGTGGTTCCGCCGAGCGTGCTGGTGAGTGCCAGCTACCCCGGAGCCAACCCCCAGACCATTTCCGAAACCGTGGCAACGCCGCTGGAAGAAGCTATCAACGGCGTCGAGGACATGATCTACATGAAGTCGGTCGCCGGCAGCGATGGCAGCCTGGCGCTGACCGTCACCTTCGCGCTGGGTACCGATGCTGATCAGGCGCAGGTTCAGGTTCAGAACCGTGTGTCCCAGGCGCTTCCGCGTCTGCCTGAGGATGTCCGCCAGCTCGGCGTGACCACGCAGAAACAGTCGCCCAATCTGATGATGGCGGTACACTTGACCTCGCCGGACGACAGTCTGGATGCCACCTATATCCGCAATTACGCGGTACTGCACATTCGCGATGAGCTGGCGCGGATCCCCGGGGTGGGGCAGGCCGGGCTGTTTGGCTCGGGTGACTACGCCATGCGGCTGTGGATCGACCCTCAGCGAGCCGCTGCGCTGGGAGTGACGGCTGGCGACATCAGTAATGCGGTGCGCGAGCAGAACATCCAGGTCTCCGCCGGCCAGATCGGCGCGCCGCCGATGCCGGATCGCTCTGACATGCTGATTTCGATCAACGCCCAGGGCCGCCTGGAAAGCGTCGAGGAGTTCGAGAACATCGTGCTCAAGACCGGCGCTCAGGGCGAAGTTACGCTGCTCAAGGACGTCGCTCGTGTCGAGCTTGCAGCGTCGCAGGACGCCCTGCGCGCGCTGCTCAATAACCGTCAGGCGGTGGCGTTGCCGATTTTCCAGGCACCCGGGTCCAACTCCCTCGACGTGTCCGCAGCGGTTCGCGAGAAGATGGCGGAACTGGAAGGCGAGTTCCCCGAGGGTCTGAGCTGGGAGGTCGCCTACGACCCGACGGTATTCGTCAGCACATCGATCAAGGCAGTGATCATCACGTTGCTCGAAGCGGTCGCGTTGGTGGTGCTGGTGGTGATCCTGTTCCTGCAGACCTGGCGCGCATCGCTGATCCCGCTGCTGGCGGTACCGGTGTCGATCGTCGGTACCTTCGCCGTGTTGTTGATGATGGGCTTTTCGATCAACACCTTGACGCTATTTGCCATGGTGCTGGCGATTGGCATCGTGGTGGATGACGCCATCGTCGTGGTGGAAAACGTCGAGCGTAATATCGAGGCCGGACTCGCACCCCTGCCTGCGGCGCATCAGGCAATGCGTGAAGTGAGCGGCCCGATCGTGGCCATCAGCCTGGTGCTGTGCGCTGTCTTCGTACCGATGGCCTTTCTGGATGGCATCACCGGCCAGTTCTACCGCCAGTTCGCCATGACCATCGCCATTGCCACGGTGATTTCGGCAATCAATTCGCTGACCCTGTCACCGGCACTGGCTGCGACGCTGCTCAAGCCGCACGGCGCACTACCGGATCTGCCGGCGCGCCTCATCGACCGCCTGTTCGGCTGGGTCTTCCGCCCGTTCAATCGCTTCTTCCAGCGCAACGCGCAGCGGTACGAGCGGCTGGTTGGACGCAGCCTGAGCCGCCGCGGATCGGTGTTCGGGCTCTATGTGATATTGCTCGGCGGAACGGCGGTAATGTTCGGCCAGGTGCCGGGCGGCTTCATTCCAAACCAGGACAAGACCTACCTGATCGGCAGTATTCGCCTGCCGGAAGGTGCCTCGCTGGACCGTACCGAAGCCGTCGCCCGGCGCGTCAGCGAGCTGGCAATGCAGACCGAGGGCGTGTCAGACGCGCTCGCATTCGTCGGCTTCAACGCCCTGCAAGGGACGAATACGCCGAACGTCGGTACCGTGTTCATGGTGTTCGATGACTTCGATGAGCGCGACCGCACCGCGCAGGAGATATCGGACGACATCAATGCGCAGCTCGCTGGCATCAAGGAAGGTTTCGCGATCACCTTCATGCCACCGCCCGTGTTTGGATTGGGGGCTGGTTCGGGCTATTCGGTGTATTTGCAGGACCGGCGCGGAGCCGGCTACGGCGAGCTGCAGACCGCCACCAACGAGTTGGCCGGTGCCTTGAGTCAGACGCCGGGAATGTTTTACCCGTTCAGCTCCTATCAGGCCAATGTCCCTCAGCTGGATGCCGAGGTGGATCGCATCCAGGCCAAGGCGCAGGGTGTTCAGCTGGACGATCTGTTTGGCAGCCTGCAGCTGTACTTCGGCTCGCAGTACATCAACGACTTCAACCTGTTCGGCCGCACCTACCGGGTCATGGCGCAGGCCGACTCGCAGTTTCGGGACAACCCCAGCGACATTGACCATCTGTACACCCGCAACGCCAACGATGACATGGTCCCGCTCAACACCATGGTCACCCTGCGTGAAAGCTTCGGCCCGGACCCGGTGATCCGCTACAACGGCTATCCGGCGGCGGATCTCATCGGCCAATCGGACCCGTCGGTGCTGTCGTCGGCGCAGACGCTGGCCGCGGTGACGGAGGTGGCGGATGGTGTGCTGCCTGCCGGCATGACCCTGGAATGGACCGACCTGAGCTTTCAGCAGGTGACTCAGGGCAACGCGGCAATGGTGGTGTTCCCGCTGGCGCTTCTGCTGGTATTCCTGGTGCTTGCCGCGCTGTACGAAAGCTGGGTGATGCCGCTGGCGGTCATTCTCATCGTGCCAATGTGTCTGCTCGCTGCGCTGTTCGGCGTGTGGCTCAGCGGTGGCGACAACAACATTTTCGTCCAGGTCGGGCTCGTGGTGCTGATGGGGTTGGCGTGCAAGAACGCCATCCTCATCGTCGAGTTCGCCCGTGAACTCGAACTGCAAGGCCGCGATACGGTGAGTGCCGCGCTGGAAGCCAGCCGCCTGCGCCTGCGTCCGATCATCATGACCTCGGTTGCCTTCATTGCCGGCGTTGTCCCGCTGGTACTGGCCAGCGGCGCGGGCGCGGAGGTGCGCAATGCGATGGGGATCACCGTGTTCACCGGCATGATCGGCGTCACGTTGTTCGGGCTGCTGCTGACCCCGGTGTTCTACGTCGCACTGCGAAGCCTGGCCAAGCGGGGAGAGCGGAGGGCATCCGTGGCCGCCGATGAAGAGCATTCTGCAGGAGCATCCCATGTATAA
- a CDS encoding efflux RND transporter periplasmic adaptor subunit gives MTRIGSENAMRTTTINNAKAAMLAAFLSAVLAGCDARGEDDAAAVPPPEVEVAVVEAEPVTLWGAFSGRVEAPQTVELRPRVSGYIEEVRFQEGALVSEGDVLFVIDRRPYQAREQLAQAELAQARSRLALASSEAARSEQLWKRQAISREEFEQRSAAKRMAEAAVEAASATLQSAQLNLAYTEVKAPVSGRIGRAEVSRGNLATADTTLLSTLVSVDPLYVYFESDQQTVQDNPHGPKTPVRIGLAGQDNFPFRGQLDFVDNQYNPRTGTLQYRARVANPDGALRPGQFARVEMPIASAPEALLVDQKAVMTDQDRRYLYVLSDDNRAERRVVQTGRRVDGMLVVTAGLAAGERVVVNGLQKIAFPGMQVAPALVTMRSSPAPVVAATMSR, from the coding sequence ATGACCCGGATCGGAAGCGAGAACGCCATGCGAACCACCACTATCAACAATGCCAAGGCAGCGATGCTCGCGGCCTTTCTTTCGGCTGTCCTGGCCGGCTGCGATGCCCGAGGCGAGGACGATGCCGCAGCCGTACCCCCTCCGGAAGTCGAGGTGGCGGTTGTCGAAGCCGAGCCGGTAACCCTGTGGGGAGCCTTCAGCGGTCGAGTTGAAGCGCCGCAGACAGTCGAGCTTCGTCCGAGGGTAAGCGGCTATATAGAGGAGGTGCGTTTTCAGGAGGGGGCTCTGGTCAGCGAAGGCGATGTACTGTTTGTCATCGACCGGCGGCCGTACCAGGCTCGCGAGCAGCTCGCCCAGGCCGAGTTGGCCCAGGCCCGCAGTCGGCTGGCATTGGCTTCCAGCGAAGCCGCCCGGTCGGAACAGCTCTGGAAGCGCCAGGCGATCTCCCGCGAAGAGTTCGAGCAGCGTAGCGCGGCAAAGCGCATGGCTGAGGCGGCGGTGGAAGCAGCCAGTGCAACACTCCAGAGTGCGCAGCTGAATCTTGCCTATACCGAGGTCAAGGCGCCGGTCAGTGGGCGGATCGGCCGCGCTGAGGTCAGCCGAGGCAATCTGGCGACGGCCGATACAACCCTGTTGTCCACACTCGTGTCGGTGGACCCGCTCTACGTCTACTTCGAAAGTGACCAGCAGACCGTGCAGGACAATCCGCATGGGCCGAAGACCCCGGTGCGCATCGGGCTGGCGGGACAGGACAATTTCCCCTTCCGCGGGCAGCTGGATTTTGTCGACAACCAATACAACCCCCGCACCGGGACCCTGCAGTATCGGGCTCGGGTAGCCAACCCGGACGGTGCGCTACGCCCCGGTCAGTTCGCTCGGGTCGAAATGCCGATCGCCTCGGCGCCCGAAGCGCTTCTGGTGGACCAGAAGGCGGTGATGACTGACCAGGACCGGCGCTATCTTTACGTGCTGAGCGACGATAACCGAGCCGAGCGGCGGGTGGTGCAGACCGGTCGCAGGGTGGACGGCATGCTGGTCGTCACGGCCGGGCTGGCAGCAGGTGAACGCGTGGTGGTCAACGGGTTGCAGAAGATCGCGTTCCCCGGCATGCAGGTTGCCCCGGCGCTGGTGACCATGCGCAGCTCGCCGGCGCCGGTGGTCGCTGCGACGATGTCTCGATGA
- a CDS encoding AraC family transcriptional regulator has translation MDTAAFPFTLDNPQQSPALPVLPECRELAELVSARVTQEGVYETDIPGLDLFRVDAPTPCMSTVYEPSLCVIAQGRKTVQLGDREIVYGALTYMVSSVDLPVNGQVVDASPEHPFLAVKININPAEVAELVLQLGDAVPAVEPSDCPYSACGLCVTQVDLGILDAMTRLVRLLDSPTDARILAPLIQREIIYRALVGAMGARMREFVSADSQSNRISRVISVLKDRFAEPLRVRELAEDVNMSESTLYHSFKQVTRMSPLQFQKKLRLHEARRLMLSEGLEAATASYRVGYESPSHFSREYSRMFGAPPRADVIKLRGETRMGMPA, from the coding sequence ATGGATACCGCCGCCTTTCCTTTTACGCTGGACAATCCCCAGCAGTCACCCGCCTTGCCTGTACTGCCCGAGTGTCGCGAGCTGGCCGAGCTGGTCTCGGCCCGTGTGACGCAGGAAGGGGTATATGAAACCGATATTCCCGGCCTCGACCTGTTCCGGGTGGACGCACCCACTCCGTGCATGTCGACCGTCTACGAACCCTCCCTGTGCGTCATCGCACAGGGGCGCAAGACGGTACAACTGGGTGATCGGGAAATCGTCTACGGCGCGCTCACCTACATGGTGTCCAGCGTCGATCTTCCGGTGAACGGGCAGGTGGTGGATGCGTCGCCTGAACATCCGTTTCTGGCAGTGAAGATCAACATCAACCCGGCCGAGGTGGCCGAACTGGTGCTGCAGCTGGGTGATGCCGTACCGGCAGTGGAGCCCAGCGACTGCCCCTACTCCGCCTGCGGGCTATGCGTCACGCAGGTGGACCTGGGCATCCTCGACGCCATGACCCGGCTGGTGAGACTGCTCGACTCCCCCACCGATGCACGGATACTCGCCCCGCTGATTCAGCGCGAAATCATCTACCGTGCCCTGGTCGGTGCGATGGGCGCACGGATGCGCGAATTCGTCTCGGCGGATAGCCAGTCCAATCGAATCTCGCGAGTGATTTCCGTGCTCAAGGACCGGTTTGCCGAACCCCTGCGGGTGCGCGAACTGGCAGAAGACGTGAACATGAGCGAGTCCACGCTGTATCACAGTTTCAAACAGGTCACGCGCATGTCGCCGCTGCAGTTTCAGAAGAAGCTGCGTCTGCACGAAGCCCGGCGACTCATGCTCAGCGAAGGGCTCGAGGCCGCCACCGCAAGCTATCGAGTGGGCTATGAAAGCCCCTCGCATTTCAGCCGGGAATACAGCCGGATGTTTGGAGCGCCGCCACGTGCGGACGTTATCAAGCTGCGCGGTGAAACCCGAATGGGCATGCCTGCCTAG